A region of the Silene latifolia isolate original U9 population chromosome 9, ASM4854445v1, whole genome shotgun sequence genome:
ccacaataatcgaCTCCACAAAAATTACCTCCACAAAAGCTTCCCCTACAAAAACtatccaccgaggaatacccctccaaggtacccccgcgatcccgaaatcaacggtatctggaaAGACGACGTGGAGGATGTCTACATGGTTccgggaaagggcaaacaagcaaaagagatcggtcatcttacccggtccggacgcccccaCCAAAATCCGAACAATACCACAACCATTCCAACGGCGAATGATCAAGTTGTCCAGGACGCGGACACTCGGCCCAAGGTTCCCGAAAACTCGGTCCTTAAACAATTGCAAAAAGCAAAGgccaaaatttcaatttggcaacagattgctacatccttcgaacatcggcaggctttgctacaagccttgggaaagttgacgGTTCCCTCTACCTCATCTCCTTAAGAAGCGGTGGCACATACAACAAGGGATGTACCCGacctgaacaacccggtcatcttctctgacaaggatatccctccattcggagccaaccataacctgaccCTGTACATCACCATACAATGCCTTaagaagaatgtgcctatggttctagtggatgacggatccgcggttaatgtcattcccccaAAGAcggctcacaagctgggtatcagagaagctgatttggtcccaactagccaaggagtacgcgcctatgacgacactcgtcgtaaggttgcggggcttatcatcttgaccattgcaactggacccttggaaggacaagccagttttcaggtggtcgacatcgacgcctctttcaacatgctcctggggcgCCCCTGGATTCATGCCGTCAAGGCCGTCGCCTCAACCCTCCATCAGAAAATCAGGATCCCTtttaacgggaaaacaatcacaattccggCTTCCCCAATCAAGGCTATCATaaagaagggaatagcctctcacGTTATTAAGGAGGACGACAGcgagatgtggggattccaagctgtgaatacCCTAACTAATGAATCAACATCCTTTGATTATGACCCATTCccgaacctcacagtcaacccactactacagatacagcctataacaacgggtaaaaaccgttgtaaaataaaaaagcggacgttgttaaagcggccgttgtagaaggtatttacaacggtttgcttatttagtgaaaccgttgtctaaagtattcaccacggttaaaagccgttgttgttgggtgttctccgttgtggaaagtgtttcaaaattttggagggaataatataacaacggttgtcgtatgtataaccgttgttgtaactttccctccaaaattgtgaagtcttttgacaacgggtttatgatacatacccgttgttgaaattttttgTAACAACGGTTctatgtttaatacccgttgttgtaattttacctccaaaattgtgaagacttttaacaacggttctttgtttaatacccgttgttgaatattatcttgcggtatttgtgaatgtcattcacaacggtgttatttttattaaccgttgtgaaaggtattgacaacggtttttttagtaaccgtttttattacaaactcctaatgttttgaaaaaataaatttgtttcatgccattcaaaaacctcgcATATGTCGcagacaccatataccaaagacacaAGATAAATCACACTGGGTTCATCGAattcaatagattcaattcaaccacaacaaagaaatttgcatcatatatatatatatatatacttacaaggagttgaatttacatgaactaatcattccctaacttcaacaaaaaatttactaataagttgatctaaactccgagtatcatgcatttctaatatattctaagacgtagttgccccacatgtctcttacctcgtctatatctacacttgagtactttgctcaatctgttgtgatcAGTTGATTGCATCTGCggcaaaaacaaagagaagacattatggtatatatagcaacaagcaagacaacattagcaacatcatggtatatatagcaacaagcaagacaacattagctctaatttaaaaaaagtaataaacacatgtttaaattattactaaccttttctggaataacgagatatcttcgcctaataatctccaacatgaaccgacaagcgtagtatccacattgtatgctatccggctggcgaggggcctattattacataaaaaaaacagacgagagaaggctcacatcagaatcttgaactttaggtattgtattagtattaaacacagattttgcacttaatgttattgtatttgagcacgtacccctgttatcgtaataaaatcagggccaccatcagaatcttccgtgggttgatcctgctcgtttgctcttttcttcttaaaggccctttttttaaaaaataaaaacggaggcagaaactaatttttttaggggcaaaaatatgaaagagcttttttctataaataaaaaatgaaaatgttattataaataaatcagtattataaacttacatattaatcaagtgcttaaaagtctcgcttggttgatgatgtaaagagtccaaccagaaaactttattccttgtcggcatgatggctgtcctacatcaagagacatcatcattattaataaaaagtacatatattaggtatgaaaatgcaattgtagggggaaacgtaatattaatttgtttattaccctttttcattataagcgccaaaaatcagcttcttggttgtcgccaattgctgagcaatataatctacccgttgttcgaacgagaaatccggaataaataaagataaaacataggggcacaggaatccgtatagatcagatggaatattcttctcggggatcactctcaatttcaatatcctacattattacggtattaattccggtatttaaaacactatctagtagtcagaatattagactacgaaattatttattaagaaacttacttcatccaaacaaatatgtgttggatatcaatctggtctaggccagcccatacggctagaaTATCCCATGATACATGtgcttggcgctcagcccctagaatatcctcctcgagcggaataagtATCAATTGcgcggtggctatgcgatggccacctCCTCATGCGATCtcttcatcgtcaccgttcttactttttgcatgtaatccttccctttatattgtgtggagtttaaagtcCTAACTTTCGGtccggaaagaatgagtctttgattttgtcccctacacaaaattaccatgctttttataaatacagacaaaatataaataaagggagcgaggttaatttttaaaaaaatggagaagttaattaaatacatacctcatcaagttgttgtgaagtcgaggtcgttggcatgtctgtggacttaggcttatccgccaaagccgccttttttgttccctacaaaaaaaaaataacatataaatttaacatataaaaacattcaacaattaaaaatgtaacatatatatatatatatatatatatatgtatatatatatatatatatatatatatatatatatatatatatatatatatatatatatatatatatataaaggtatttcttctaaccccaatcttTTTTTGCTCGgggcggagatatcttcgccaagtagatgtgagtatcgaggccattggatgaaacttccaagcgcatctcccgaatggtaatgtcgtcacgaatcgggacagacgggttgaaagttttcatggcctggattgatttgtagttatctctactattctatgattcggcaaaagtttttcgccatgaactacgatttcATTTCTTTGCaaatttgttttctacgagaccccggccaacacgcacatgtggcttttcgattctattagggtcagcaagaataactggcctcttgtttacggcctgaagaatatacacatacattattatatctttgcaaaaacgcttcaacattcaaaagattttgcaaaaacgctttctgtctcaggccgatttttgcacaaacttcagcattcatataaatttaactaattaaacacttcatgcataccttactgaaaacagggaactgacttgaaggggatgtatgctgttttccatcagccgtcttctcatcaagttgcatctccttttcagacccattatttacctaataaaattaaccaattcaatggcaccatgtcagaagttggcagtgaacacaccccctgatcttacccaaaaaaaaaacaaaagaaaaataaggaagtattaggtacctgatcggctttagttgttacaacttcagaagcattattaggtacctgatctttctgaatctcgttgaccgatacttccttctcatgtattgccaaggtagtagcggcctcttcaccaatctgttgtaccttattattaccccctttagaaatgacatcctccatcatcttcacttcttcttcggaaagcttacctccaaagattcactttagtagtacggatgccattaactgaagctgcttGCCAAGAAtataatgtgtcagcaatttttatcccaacaataacatgtgaattgaacttaaatgaaaataatagaataaatgttaccatgtcagcgttctcagacttagtcttccttttcttctttatctgggcagttttcccataatatttcgttactccaacctgtaacgggacgcccctcaaacgacctggatgttcgggtcggccgatcgctctagcaagaacgtcattacgaccactgggagtgaatttcccttcttctacctctttcaatacgttatcctataatatattaaataaacttcaaattatatttgtgactaaaataataaagttagtaatgaactcgtcttaataaaataatgcttactatgttggccaaaacttcctcatcatatttgtcatgcgacgatcgggatcctttaggcgtgtgcccatgtttataagttacatgccgatccacctctttcactccctttgccacctacacattaacatggtaacatttatacacgtaaatgtgtatcaatgcaagtccaagtgtgattaaaaaaataaagtctcacagggcaataatgcatgctacttacgaggtcctcttctatctttctcagaatccgccgagaaccatagaatttccccttcttgcatgaaatgttagcacgatttcttttgctaacggccttcaaataattatataaaagcgcaagtagatgagataataaaaagattatataaaggactcattaattaaaaatatgataggtaaatcgttaaaaggcgaggatatttaacctgaaacttctcagtagttctcatctttttgaaaagatcccattcttcctgcttgatggtgggacacttgttttccggtgggctcttacgcatctcccccgttgccttgtccacatacaaccaatccctagcaacgccacacttccactgcctgtggacatccgctgccttatgcattaaatactcatcatggcttttatcgggtataataaagccttcctttacacgagccaagtataactccgccaattttggattcaaagttctaacatcatctaaatggataggcacaaactgttttgtgcaagcaccaatccaactggagaaaagacccgcatttggaccagtagggaaacccatctcactccatgttatttggaacggctgtttagcggctatagctgcaaggaatttcttgcacttcgtagcacccctctcaccaggcgtattatcaccaggctcattattcttttgacttcttttacgtttttcacccatgataatcctaaaacccaaatatgaatgatatagctggaaatgaacaacttaacaacgtacatgcagagtattatctaaaaccctaaaccctaataggaatgaaaatttaaaacaacagattgagcttctaaaatcctaaaccctgataagaggagtaaagtagatgatgcgggatgataaagataacaaagaagacgaaaaacaaacagatgcatgaaaaagaaacaagatgatcgtcttaaaaccctaatgacgaaacacaaaattaaagtgaacatacctgttgatgatgatgataaagagaacgagcaggatgataagggaaggcaacggaatcgggcTTTAAATCGGGCGACggccggcgacgagaatgtaaaaagcgaggaagagagaagaattaattCAGGaaaccaacggttgaactaataataatgttgtgtgtgtttgtgtatggcatgctgtatgggtttctatattagttttttattaagacaaactattgacaacgggtgctcaaagaagaaccgttgttatatgttaataacaacgggtcaataaaagtaaaccgttgtcaaaagtttattacaacggttaaaatatacccgttgtaatatattttcaccaaatttgcgccaaaatgaaatatgtcaaaaaaaatcattgacaacgggtagaggtactacacccgttgttgaaagtattaacaacgggtaatttaaatataaccgttgttattgttgaacctcttttttttttttaaattatcagtAATTCCATTACACCCAAACTCAGTAACAATACAtactttgcaacattattcaaagaatttcaaaaccaaagatccacatctaataataagatcaagaaaataagacaacaccagcatgcatgcatactgtgtcctgatgaactatctcaggatcggggacgtttcttggatgtcatagtttcttcgttaacccaaataccttcaccatggtcatcacgcatatagatgctttcagtgtcctcatgatcagtgtcaacatcgtcgaaataagatacagtggtagactgatccattccctaaaaaacgacatcctgatcatcatcatcatcatctttgtgttgttgaatataaggttgcacctcatcttcgttgtttagcacatacatgtgtgctaaatgcaacatttcacgtgtcacaattttttcaacccggcccctaataccttttccggtcatccagtcactatgacattcttagaacgccaatcaactccttcggggagagatgagcgtaacaatatgaaagagcttcgtctaaaatagcgcgttcaaagAATACAACCTTcctggacgataccgattagatgtatagtccttgtagactttcatcaatctttcgaaaggatactggtatctcaagtacacgggcccaaggtacaaaatctccctaaccaagtgaatggtcagatgaatcatgatagtgaagaaagagggtggaaaatacatttccaactgacaaagagaggttacaacgaggtcctgcaatgaatccgcgtcatcgggatcgatgactttctcgcatatggactggaagaagagacagaatctagttatagcatatcttaccttttcgggtaaaatggaacgaatagccacaggtagtaattgttgcatcaaagtgtgacaatcatgtgactttaacccgttgagttttaggtcttgcatcgacactaggattttgatgttcgacgaataaccatgtggcactttaattccattcaagcatgcacagaactct
Encoded here:
- the LOC141601257 gene encoding uncharacterized protein LOC141601257, producing MEDVISKGGNNKVQQIGEEAATTLAIHEKEVSVNEIQKDQVPNNASEVVTTKADQVNNGSEKEMQLDEKTADGKQHTSPSSQFPVFSKAVNKRPVILADPNRIEKPHVRVGRGLVENKFAKK